The segment GGCCTCGGCCTCACCCGAGGCGCCCGCGCCGTGCCCGTCCTCCTGCTCGACAACCTCGATGCCACCTTCCGCTCCAACGGCGGATCCAGCCCCCAGAGAGACCACGGCCATGCCGACGCGGACTGGATCAGGCGGCATGCAGCAGCGTGCCTTCCCGGACGATCGTGGTTGGAAGCGACGCGGCGAGGTGCAGCCGCTGCTCGAAGGCGGAGCGGGTCCACACGAGCACATCGGTCGACATCCGCAACCCCCACAGGGCCTCGTAGGCGCGGCCGCTCCGGCGCCGCTCCGGCGCTGCATCGTCCGGAACGATCACCATGAGGTCGTAGTCGCTGTCCGCCCCGCCGGGGCCGCGAGCCCGCGAACCGAAGAGGAACACGCGCTCGGGCTCGAACACGGCCACGAGGCGGCGCACGACCTCCCTCAGCAGCGGATCGTCTCGCAGCACGTCGGCATTCGGCGCTGTGGCGTCACTCATCGTGTCTACCTCCAGCGCCCAAGCATAAGCGCCGGTCCACATGCGCGCCACGGCGGGACGGGACGGGCCGCAAGCGACGGGGGACGACCAGTGGGACGGCCAAGGTACGGCGCGTGGACCAGCGGTAGGTGAGGGTCGTGGCCGGAGCTGGAGCGGCGATCGTGGTGCTCGCTGCGGTTATCGTGGCCGCGACGGCTTGGGGTCGCCGCACGGCGGCGGTGGCGTCAGGTCCCACATCCGGGCTGCGCTCCAGCAACTGGTTCACGATGACAGGTCCCAAACTATGCCGAAAACACCACGCCCGCACCGGGATCCCGGCGCGGGCCGCGTTCGACACCCGCAACTCCCTTTCAGGGCGCCAGCAGGTCCAGCCCCTCGGCGCTCGCTGTGCGAACGATGCCCAGCTCCTCTCGCTTCCGCTCGTACTCCTCGGGTGTATAGCACAGCAGCTCGACTCCGAAGCGCAGGTCGCAGTCCTCCGCCACCCGCACCGGCCGATCAAGCCACGGCGTGTCGGCGAACCGCGTCGAGACGATCAGCACGTCGAGGTCGCTGTCGCGCAGGGCGTCGCCGCGCGCCCGCGATCCGAAGACCAACACGCGGGCCGGCCGGTAGGCCGCGGCCAGCTTCGGCAGCACCTCGCGGCGGAACCGCTCTACTCTCTCGTCAACGACCGGAGCCACCGGAACGCCTCCTCGGCGGCCACGACCTTCGCCTCTGCCGTCGGCCGATCATACACCTCGTACGGCACGCCATTGGCCGCGTCCGGGTAGCGGGCCGTGGTGTAGTCCGGGTTGAGGTACACCAGGTGCTTGCGATCGCCGGCCGGCACGCCCAGCGCGTCGCCCAGCTCGGTCAGCGAGTGCGTGCGCGGCGCCGCCTCCCGGCGCACGATCATCCAGCACGCCTTGAGGTGCTTCTCCACCGCCTGCTCGGCCAGGAACGCCGCGACCTCGAACGCGCCGATGTCGATGTTCTTGCGCGCGTTCGCCAGGTCGCGTTCCGCCTGCTTGATCAGTCGCTCGGCCTCGATGCGCATCGCGGCGCGCAAGATGGGGCGTCGGCACACCGGGCGTCAAGCGCTTGCGGCCGGTGCCCCTCTCGCGGCGTCTCTGTCCCCTCGTCCCC is part of the Gemmatimonadales bacterium genome and harbors:
- a CDS encoding nucleotidyltransferase domain-containing protein, which encodes MAPVVDERVERFRREVLPKLAAAYRPARVLVFGSRARGDALRDSDLDVLIVSTRFADTPWLDRPVRVAEDCDLRFGVELLCYTPEEYERKREELGIVRTASAEGLDLLAP
- a CDS encoding nucleotidyltransferase domain-containing protein; its protein translation is MSDATAPNADVLRDDPLLREVVRRLVAVFEPERVFLFGSRARGPGGADSDYDLMVIVPDDAAPERRRSGRAYEALWGLRMSTDVLVWTRSAFEQRLHLAASLPTTIVREGTLLHAA
- a CDS encoding HEPN domain-containing protein, with product MCRRPILRAAMRIEAERLIKQAERDLANARKNIDIGAFEVAAFLAEQAVEKHLKACWMIVRREAAPRTHSLTELGDALGVPAGDRKHLVYLNPDYTTARYPDAANGVPYEVYDRPTAEAKVVAAEEAFRWLRSLTRE